Proteins from a single region of Equus asinus isolate D_3611 breed Donkey chromosome 17, EquAss-T2T_v2, whole genome shotgun sequence:
- the LOC106844249 gene encoding mas-related G-protein coupled receptor member D: protein MDQTLNSSQTPASTPNPPGADALGRAHLVLGALILVVCACGIVGNSMVVWLLSFCVQRAPFCVYVLHLAVADLLFLLCATFTVSLEVASLATRWWKAYEVMQRVEYFAYTCSLSLLTAISTQRCLSVLFPIWYRCHRPRHLSTTVCTLLWGLSLLMNTVSSFFCIKSGHPDEKQCLMVDSTSRCLILGIFIPVMTLSSVTLFVRVQRSPPQRRRRPMRLYVVILVSVLVFLLCAVPFAFNPILLSWGHLKGQVVLLYRHISLLSTSVSSSANPVIYFAVGRRRSRRGLREPLGAVLRTALQEEPELEERETPSTGTNELGV, encoded by the coding sequence ATGGACCAGACTCTGAACAGCAGCCAGACTCCAGCCTCGACCCCAAACCCCCCGGGGGCAGATGCGCTGGGCAGGGCCCACTTGGTGCTGGGCGCCCTGATCCTGGTCGTCTGCGCCTGCGGCATAGTGGGCAACAGCATGGTGGTCTGGCTGCTGAGCTTCTGCGTGCAGAGGGCGCCCTTCTGCGTCTACGTCCTCCACCTGGCCGTGGCcgacctcctcttcctcctctgcgcGACCTTCACGGTCAGCCTAGAAGTCGCCTCGCTGGCCACCAGGTGGTGGAAGGCCTACGAGGTGATGCAAAGAGTGGAGTACTTTGCCTACACCTGCAGCCTGAGCCTGCTCACGGCCATCAGCACGCAGCGCTGCCTCTCCGTCCTCTTCCCCATCTGGTACAGGTGTCACCGGCCCCGGCACCTGTCGACCACGGTGTGCACCCTGCTCTGGGGGCTGTCCCTCCTGATGAACACGGTGTCGTCTTTCTTCTGCATCAAGTCCGGGCACCCCGACGAAAAGCAATGCTTGATGGTGGACTCCACCTCCCGCTGCCTCATTTTGGGGATCTTCATACCCGTGATGACACTGTCCAGCGTGACCCTCTTCGTGCGGGTGCAGAGGAGCCCCCCGCAGCGCCGGCGCCGGCCCATGCGGCTCTATGTGGTCATCCTGGTCTCCGTCCTGGTGTTCCTCCTCTGCGCCGTGCCCTTTGCCTTCAACCCGATCCTCCTCTCCTGGGGGCACCTGAAGGGTCAAGTGGTGCTCCTGTATCGGCACATCTCCCTCCTTTCCACGTCAGTGAGCAGCAGCGCCAATCCCGTCATCTACTTCGCGGTGGGCCGCAGGAGGAGCCGCCGGGGTCTGCGGGAGCCCCTGGGGGCGGTGCTCCGCACGGCGCTGCAGGAGGAGCCCGAGCTGGAGGAAAGGGAGACGCCCTCCACCGGCACCAATGAGCTGGGGGTCTGA